The Solanum pennellii chromosome 4, SPENNV200 genomic interval CAAGGGCACGACTAATCGTATGACATATATTAAACCTTTGCAAGGCAAGAAATCACTCTATCCCTACTAGCCTTCTACCCTAATACACGATCTCCACTCTCTCTTATTTAAAGTCATTTCCTAGGTAATATGGAGCTCTGTCATGTCCTATCTAATTACTTCTCCACAATACTTTTTCGATCTACCCCTACCTCTCCACTTACCATCTACATCCAACCTATTGCAGCTCCTCACTTACGCGTCTCCTCTACACATGCATGCTTAAACAATCTCAATTCGCTTAACTTATCTCATCCGCAATAGAGGTCACTCTCACCATCTCCTGAATGATCTAATTCCTAATCTTGTCACTCTTTCTATCCCCACATCTACCTCAATATCATGATCTCTGCAACATGCATTTTCTGAACATGTAAATTCTTGATTGGTCAATACTTCACCCCAAACTGATATTCTAACCACCACTTCGTAAAACTTTCTTTTAAGTTTAGGTGGTACCTACTTATCATACTGACTCCGAAGGCAAGCCTTTATTTCATCCAAGACATGACACCGCTCGAACCAAATAGAGATATTAGtacaaaaactaaataattaatgagtAACAACATAACTAGccaaatagaaatattaacttGTAATATCTGTATACTTTGGTTCAAGTAGATTTTGAGTTAGAATTCCTTTTGTGATTAACTTAATTTTAGTattctactttattttttatttggccTACGAGTTGATCCAACCTACATTCCTCAAGCCCCACGGACTAGCCTTTTCCTCTAACAAAagtggaaaaaaaaacttttaaatttacaaaaatatctgAAAAAGCTTTTAGAGATAAATTGAACGACAAATGAACAATGCAACTAACATTTAGTTATGGAACTAGTTACTAGCCAGTTGCCACAGAGCTCAGGTCGCTACTAAAATGATTTTATGGCGACTTTGTAGGCTTCAATCGCCACTAAAACCTCGATATCTTGTAGTTGCATCATTAAAGGCAATCCCTCTTCTGTTGCTATTCTTTCAGACAAATATTAGTAGTATTAGCATTGGTATGGACAAAGTCCCCTCTCTAATTCTAATAAAAACATGTCTAAATTAATCTCAACAGCAAATTTACAAAAGAGATATAGTGTTTAGTAGTTGTGGGGTNNNNNNNNNNNNNNNNNNNNNNNNNNNNNNNNNNNNNNNNNNNNNNNNNNNNNNNNNNNNNNNNNNNNNNNNNNNNNNNNNNNNNNNNNNNNNNNNNNNNNNNNNNNNNNNNNNNNNNNNNNNNNNNNNNNNNNNNNNNNNNNNNNNNNNNNNNNNNNNNNNNNNNNNNNNNNNNNNNNNNNNNNNNNNNNNNNNNNNNNNNNNNNNNNNNNNNNNNNNNNNNNNNNNNNNNNNNNNNNNNNNNNNNNNNNNNNNNNNNNNNNNNNNNNNNNNNNNNNNNNNNNNNNNNNNNNNNNNNNNNNNNNNNNNNNNNNNNNNNNNNNNNNNNNNNNNNNNNNNNNNNNNNNNNNNNNNNNNNNNNNNNNNNNNNNNNNNNNNNNNNNNNNNNNNNNNNNNNNNNNNNNNNNNNNNNNNNNNNNNNNNNNNNNNNNNNNNNNNNNNNNNNNNNNNNNNNNNNNNNNNNNNNNNNNNNNNNNNNNNNNNNNNNNNNNNNNNNNNNNNNNNNNNNNNNNNNNNNNNNNNNNNNNNNNNNNNNNNNNNNNNNNNNNNNNNNNNNNNNNNNNNNNNNNNNNNNNNNNNNNNNNNNNNNNNNNNNNNNNNNNNNNNNNNNNNNNNNNATTCCTTTATAAATAAGTAGTTACGCGTAGGGGAAAAGGGGTTGATATATCCTTCAACTTTGTCATATGAAGCTGATATGTCgtcccttgttatgaaagtggttcaATATActcttaccgttatacaaacggctcacatatatccCTACTGTAACAAAATGAGCTCATATATATCCTTCATTTAACgtaatttatattttagaattttgattttaagaaaaatcatgCGGTGGTATATATCAAgttatattttaatcttttcatacataaattattttttgacttttttgattatcattatttgAGTTACTCATTCTTAttctatttttctctttcattgtttaatgtaaagaaaaaatttaaaactaagttTTTGTggttaattataatttgtttttttcgctatattataatttagtttttgtatttgaaaaaaaaaaactggtcgattatagtaaattttacaagaaaattagtgaaacacatataaatttgaccataaaaataaaaaatttaaattagtcattgaaattaaaaaaatcacttcTGTTAGAGGAAATGAGTATATGTAATCGATTCATTTGTATGACAGTTGAGATAAATATCATccactttcataacgaggggtatatcgactctaaatgacaaagttgagaaGTGTATCAGACCCTTTTCTCAATTAAAAATAACCAACTTATGGTTGATTTCGGATTATAAGAACTTGAGTTATAAGcacttttagttttttttttcaattatatgataagCTTAAAAATATGCTTATGAACTAAAATGAACCACTTAGAAACTTAACCTAATAGCTTATTGGGTACTACATATAATCTTTTTTCTCTATTAATGGTGCATAGTTACATGCACACacctaattatatatgtataggcttaaagccaaaaaaatatttaaaaatatatgtataggcataaaaaaaaatacaaaatttatagtCTAAAGTTTAGACATATCGAATTGCCCAACTATAAAAGGGGTAGAGCTACTCATGTAATGATAAACCATatacttattattataataaacttTGTGATATATATCATAGAAGAAAAATGAGTCTTCAAGGGAAGTTGATTTCTGAGATAAATATCAAATGTAATGGAGATGtgtttcatgaaataattaagtACAAACCACATGATATCTTTAGTATATGCTCTGATAAGATACAAAATATGGAAATTCATGAAGGTGAATTAGGCAATATTGGCTCTGTTAAATCCTGGAAATTCACCTATggtaaatttaatttcaatatttatttttgtaggGTCTATAGAAATCACACGTCAGTCAGTTGCATTGGACATGTTTCTTTGACTTGTTCCCATCGTCAACTTCATTTTTCTTCAACAGAGTCATtaatttttcttgttcaaattGTAAGTAAGCTATAGGAGATCATTTTTTTCGAAAAAAGTTTAGCCATTATCCGgccattatttttattaattcaaactaTTTTTAACCCATTCAGATTCAATCGAAATTAGTAGTGTGTAATATTTACTACATAATTTGTTTGCAGGTGGGAAAGAGATTTTTGTAAAGGAAGTAATTGAAGAAATAGATGATGAAAAGaagttgattaaaaaaaaggtaattGAAGGTGATTTATTGGagtattataaatcattttatggCACTATTCAAGTTGAGACAAAGGGTGAAAACAACTTAGTTACTTGGATCATggaatatgaaaagaagaatGTGAATGTACCAGATCCACACTATTTAATGGAATTTTGCCTTGGTGCCACTAAAGATATTGGACTCACAATCTCAAGtgatacataataataataataataattattattattattattattatatatgtactTGGAATAAAAGGATGAGTCGATGGATATCGCTaagcaaaaataaaagtttCTAAAATAATTCTATTTAATTCCATATATGTATGTAAGTCTGTAATAAAATCGATAATATTATATCGAATAAAATCTCCGAAATGTAACAATGGATTGCTTGTAAGTCCATTTCTATGATGCATACATTCAACAGTCAATAAGAGATTTCAATGCAAATGAATGCACTACAAAAGTCTAGATGACTCATGATCGCTAAATCTCTAgtaactaataatatttttattttgagaaaatggCCAAAAGCCCCTTAAGCTATTATAGAATTTTTAGCTACACGTCTATTTTTTTGGGGGTCTTATCACCCTCTGAATCTTTTAAAAGTGAAATATCTAGCCTCTACAAACTCACGCATAGATTTGTATTGGGGTAGTCAATACGCATTGCCACGCAATACACCCCttttttatataagaaaaaaataactattcttttacagtttactttttttattttatattttcgtcttcttctttctctttcatttccattcttctatttctttttctttgaaagCTTCTGCAGATTTGATGACTACCGCATCTTCGACCTTCATTGGAATTCTAAACACCAAGAATTCTCGTTCTTTAAAGCTAGAGACAAAGAAAAATTCTATCCCTGAAAATTGCTTCTTCTTTCGCTATTATATCATTTtctcaaagaatgatatgagaAACTCAATTGATGTTTGAAACAATTTCAATAAGTGGGTCTTCTTCATCAAAGGGTCTGTTACCAAAATGATTCCTTTAACAAATTCTTCTCCATTAATTGAATCTATTACTTTGTGAAATCCTTCATTAATGACTAGTCTAAGTTTCGATTCTTTTAactttcaattttgatattGATTCTGAGCAACCAACAAATTTCAAAGTTTTGAAAACTGGAGATATgattaaaagtatgtgatttgaAGATGAGACTTAGTGATGAAAAATTGAGGAGGGTGGTGACCTGGTGGTCGAGGTGATTCACCAGTATCTTGATGAAGATTAAAATACTCTAGACTGTGatcgaaattccagagacacctTTAATTAgaataaggtcctattaccccctaaacttatttttttttaattttatacactttTTGTCTTATGTGGCACAACAtgtgactccacgcaattgaaGCGCGTGGGAGGTATTTGGATGCCAAGTAAGTCAAAAgatgcacaaaattacaaaaaataagttATGGGGGGTAATATGATCTTAGTTCACTTAAGGTGTATCTCTGGGATTTCGATCATAGCCTAAGGGGATACTTGTGTATTTTTTCGAAGATTAAAGGGAAAAgataaagatgataaaagaataaaatgagactaatttttttaaaaacaaaaatagaatatgaatatgatttaaattaaatatttataaagttaatattttcttgagAGAGTGAACTACACCTCCTTTGCCACATCAACATTTAGGGAGCAAATAATTCCGCTTTAAAATAGTCCAAGGGGATAATAAGACTCCCGTGAAGTGTGAATATGTAATTGAAAATTCGACTATAAATTGAGAAGACTTTTGATCattctcttttattttgatattcatAGCTAGATAGAATTAGCCATGAGTTGTGCTATTTGGCTACAGAATATATTTTTCTGTCAACAATTTCCTATTTTTAGTAGTGATAGTGATTTACAAATTGACTAAGGTAAAAAGCCACCTCAAGGATTTGAAATTTTCAGAGTACAAAAATGATGTGTATTATGCCACTAGAAACATAAGAACATTATATTAGTGAACCTAATTATTGTTGTATACTATCTTGGGGTCACTAAAGAAATTCGTAAActtcatattttgaatatatcTGTGGCTAGTATCAACAAAACAGGACACAAAATATTGGGAATTCTAGCAATTTAGGCTTTGGCAGAGTTGATAGCTCAggtttcaaaatttcaaaaaattcaagatttgaaaaattcaagatttcagGTAATTGTGGTAATTCGAGCATTCTTAATAGTGATAGGGATAAATTTCTAGTAATTGCATCATTAAAGAATGACTTTCTATAGTCAAAGCATTAGATAATATCTCAAACCATAGGCAATCCCACTTCTATTGCTATTGCTTCACCATCTAATTCTTAGCATTGGCATGGACAAGGTCCCCTATCTAATTCTTTTACAAAACATGTCTATAATTAATCTTAACATAAtatttacaaaagaaatatagTATTTAGTGGGGGCCGGGGCGCGAGGGGGGGGGATGGCATCGTTTCTTCTATAAATAAGTGGTTACACGTAGGGTGCTAAAATTTATCGTTAAATttactaacaaaaaaattaatttgaaagtatttatacataaaaagaacaaatgacggaaataaataaatggatAGTTCAAAGTTATGTTCTAGGAAGAACATTTTAGGGAGTACAAAAACTTAGAATAGGTAAAATCGTAAAGTGATTGCTCAAATTAAAAGTATTTATAAGCTATAAAATCATGAATTAAAAATGACCAACTTATGGTTGATTTCGCATTATAAGCATTTGAGTTATAAACACTTTTAGTGTCACCCAACTATATATATGATAAGATTATAAAGTATGCTTATGAACTAGTTCgggagtaataggaccttagtattgtataagtgtgtctctgaaatttcgggcataggttgatgGAGTACTTCTGCAttatctatttatattattaaaaggtaTTTTTGTGTGGATAATTTTCACCACCACTCTATCCACAATCATCAACCACCAATAACCATCTTCGCCATCACAAGTTATATTGTCATCCACCATTATTGTTGTCCACTGCCAACTACCTCTGTCATCTCAATCACTACTGACAACTACCACTATAGTCGGTCGCTACCACCCATGTTATCAACATCAGCCACGCCTGTCAACCTTTACTATACTAACTCTATCATCACAACTAACAGTGCTAACAAGTCAACTACCACCAACATATCGTCAACCACCATGCACgcattctttaattttatatcaatatcaAGACCATCAAATACTAACATCAACCAACTTCACCATCACAATCATTATCACCGCTACCGATTGTAACCATCATTTTATTACAACACAATCCACCtccatcattataattatcacCACCACTATTACAAGTAATTCACACCAACCATCTCCATCATCACTGACAAGcgtaaatatttcattttccttatcaaataataatttattatattgtatttatatttttataatatgtagttatttttttaattttaaatgtacatttattatatttaggaCTTGATGAAACTAAAGAGGCCTTTAGtgttaaatcatttaatttttgttctgcCACATGTTGAAACCCATATATGGAATTATGCCTCAATATCTCCAAAATATTGAGGCTCACCATCTCACCTAAATATTGCTACATATGTATTGTTTGgattcatcaaaaatattaatgGGATGTGTGTTATCTCACGTGGACGTAATAACATTTTTAAAGGCTTGTAATAATGTGTGGTGTgctttctaatatatatatatatatatattgtttttgtaAGTAGTAAAAAAAAGGTAGAATTCTGCTTAATGATGACTCAGCATGAGTCTGTGGAGATtgataactaaaaataaaagatgttattTGGATTGTAACACAATGTGTGTATAACTTTGAAACACAAATACAATAGTGAACTGATTAGAGAACAATTACATTAACAATTTTTGTAATTGATGATAGAATATCAtgacaaatataatatatccAAAATGAAATTTTCTAGCACAACAAAAAACTCATGACCATATGACACAActaataaaatacaagaatgtGTTAGATCAACATGAGTCAAGTAATTATACGAAACAGATCAGTGAGTAGTTGGTTCAAAATAGTTGTCATTTTAGATTATTAAGatataactaattatttatCACTCAACAAATGACGAGAGATTAATATGGTGAAAACAGAATATTATTAAACTCAGATCAAAGAGtaaataaagataatttaatcaaaatactCTTTTAGTTAACATTTTCTTAAGGAACGTGTAATGAGAGCGTGACAAACAGAATGGAATGAAGGGGTACAATAACATACACAGTATAGTCCTATAAGTAAAGTCTAAAAAATGAAAGTATTTTTTGTTACGtaaaactttcattatttaataaaagtaaaattaaaaaaacatcttAATATCTTATTAATTACGTCAAACT includes:
- the LOC107016146 gene encoding kirola-like, which encodes MSLQGKLISEINIKCNGDVFHEIIKYKPHDIFSICSDKIQNMEIHEGELGNIGSVKSWKFTYGGKEIFVKEVIEEIDDEKKLIKKKVIEGDLLEYYKSFYGTIQVETKGENNLVTWIMEYEKKNVNVPDPHYLMEFCLGATKDIGLTISSDT